Proteins encoded in a region of the Triticum dicoccoides isolate Atlit2015 ecotype Zavitan chromosome 3A, WEW_v2.0, whole genome shotgun sequence genome:
- the LOC119267596 gene encoding uncharacterized protein LOC119267596 yields the protein METMVANGGGEGQAAARYGDREQQGAGCGGARRFQMPLHYPRYTRANYEAMPEWQLDRLLSDYGLPVHGSVHQKRSFAMGAFLWGAGN from the coding sequence ATGGAGACGatggtggcgaacggcggcggggaGGGCCAGGCGGCGGCGAGGTACGGGGACAGGGAGCAGCAGGGCGCCGGGTGCGGGGGCGCGCGCCGCTTCCAGATGCCGCTGCACTACCCGAGGTACACCAGGGCCAACTACGAGGCCATGCCCGAGTGGCAGCTCGACCGCCTCCTCTCCGACTACGGCCTCCCCGTCCACGGCAGCGTCCACCAGAAGCGCAGCTTCGCCATGGGCGCCTTCCTCTGGGGCGCCGGCAACTGA